The genomic stretch AAAATTTTGGTCCAGACAGGGTGAGCTACTTGACCGGTTACTGACGTCAAGAATGTACTTACTGAATGACGTCAGGActgtttccttttttttccttcacaaaattatttccaaaaattttaaaataatcaacaattttttttacatttcttCTTTAGATAAGTTTAATGTTAGCATAAAGATTGGCTCAAGATTTGATCAGATTATGAAGGGGATGTTAATGGATTGCATCGCAATTTGATCAGAGAGCATCAATGGATGAAATTGCTAAGAAACAAGACAAAAAAAGCCCCCTTTTGTAGAAGATGACATAGAGTACCTGAAATCTCTATCATCCAACATTTTCTGCACCTTCCACCGCTTGATCGGCCACTTGGAGAGTATGGCGTCGCCGTATTCCGGTGCCCAGCTCTCGGCGAACACATACTTCATCCCCAGTCCCTCGGCCAGTTCCGACAGCGGCCGcatccccttctcctcttccgctTTCACGTTCTGCAGCCCAATTATGTCGGCCCCCACCTCCCTCAGCACATCCAGTATACTCCTGTTGCTCCCACCGCCACGGAAGGAACTCGAACCGCCAGCGGGGCCATCGGAAGCAGGGGCCTTCCCTTTCCACGCGTGGCTTGCGCCCTCGCCCACGGCGGGATTCAGCTGCCGGGAGCTCAGCTTCTTGCTTCTCTCCACGGAGATCTCGTTGTCGGGGAGATTGATGGACACCCTCAGCTTGGCTTTCGCCATGCTCGGCTGCTTTAGTATGCCTCGCGGCCGGTCGTTGGCGGACTTGCAGCGGAGGTCGAGCTCCTCCTGCAACGACGCCGGCACGACCGGCGCCATCGAGAACATGGCGGCGTTGAACGTGGCCAGCCGAATTGGACCTAGCGTCGGCTCGGAGATGTCATGGCGGGACTGATGGGGTCGGCGGCGGCGGAGTGGCCACCGGAGGTTGTAGCAGAGACGGCGGAGCTTTAAAGTTGCCATTTTTAGCATGGAGACGAGGTGATCCGGGCAGGGGAAAGATGGtggtcctcttcctcttcctcttcctcttccgatCGATGACATGGTCGTCGAAGTAAAGAACGAAGAAATCGAGAAACGGAGTTGGATTTGCTCTGTTTGTTTCACAGTGTGCTTGTAGTTTTTTGGGGAAATGGGCAGCCGCACTCTAGTAAGGTAGAGAAAGACTAGAGATAATCGGAGATCACCCACCTGCCCCCAAAGAGGGAGAGGGTCCCACTCTGGGCCCATCGGCACTGGCAGCTGGACAGATGGTGTTGAGGCcacttttcatttttcttttcaaagGCAGAAAACAACTGGCTGGCTCAACCACTCCAATAGCCTCCAACCTTGCAATGCATGCAGCCATGGAAATTGCAGCCATGATCCTTCCTAACCTTCtccttctcttgtatttctttatTGCAGTTACTCACAGTCTTTGGATTAACTTCACACTCTCTTGCAGTTGAACGCCTCATTCAAAGATAGAGAGAGATGAGTAACAATAAAAATGTCAAGGCATGCCTCAGCAGTGGGATCAAAAACTGAGGTTGCAGATTGATTTGGGTTAGTTGTTAACTGGATTTTAATATTGGAATACCTCGACGAATATGACAATCATGACACTCCAAAGCAATCATATCTGACAATAGCAGAGAATCAACATTTCCTTTCCCTTTTCAAAATGCCCACAAACAACTACCGAAAAGAACAACCTAGAGAGAGAtagaagagagaggagagagagagagggtagtgaaggaaaacaaaagatgtaaaagaaggaaaaagggGGAAAGCCTGCAGAAAAGTAGGAAAGGAAACAAGCACCGAAGTTAGTGACAACAGAGCTCAATATCAGCAAGTTATCTAACAAAGCTACGTTCAGAATCCATGATGTTTAGTTTTTATGGCTATAAGATTCCTGCTTACCCAATGTCACCAAGGTTAGTTTTCTTATGCAGGTTTGAGATGTGAGTATCATAAAACTCTCAGCAACATTCTGGCTATTTCTCATGTAGTATGTAGCCATGAGAATTACAGACCTCTGCTATAGAAAGTGAGGACCTAGTTTCAGATGATTGCATAAAACTTTTAAGGTCAGGAACTGATGGGATGTTCTTTAGTTAATGGTTTAAAGAGTTTATGCTTGCTGTGGCCCTACTGAAATGAAAGATTTTTGACGAAGCTAAACGCGTTTTCTTTTCGAGTTCCTCCCCTTTAATTTGTCACCTTTTGTTATCAAGTTTGGAAAGTGAAAGCATCAAAAAAGAAGCATAGACATCATGGTGGACCATTGTTTCATTGATGGAACAATTACAGTCATATCTCATTTGCATGCCCCATATCCAAGAAGTTCTCATGTACCTCTCAAGTTGTTACTCTGAAAATGAACTTGAAATCTTTCaaccatgaaaaaaaaaaaatctaatctcagttaattaataataaaaatatcataaGAATTTGGTTTGAGTTTGAGTACTTAATTCATGAATGACATCAGTGGTGAGAACATTGCGTGGTAAGTCTACCTCAGCTTTGTTTTAGTCAGTAGAAGTTGGAGAAACATCTATATATTTAGATATATAAAAATGCACAAGTTAAAGCAATTAGATACATTTAGGCTCTTTTAGTCAATGTACTTGTCTGTGGTTGTCAAATTTTCGTCGACTGATTCCTACGAAAATGTGAAAGGTATTAATGATCTTGTGATGACTGAATTATGGAATGGCATCAATGCCATAGAAAAACTTCTGTTTGCTTTATCTAAATTTATAAATGGATTATTACCTATATCACCTTTTACTATGATTCATTCCATTTACGattgatttatttaattcaaatttatttttatatataattaaaataatacaatTTTAACAAATTAAGCATTTTGCTTGAATGATTATAGGAACTCTAATGCATTCTTTTAAAAATGTATTAAAATTTAGCCTTCATTACAAAATTGATGAATGATGTCAAATATCAATAAAATTTCTTAGGGTCTATGAAGGTGGATGTCACAATTTGATTGCCAACATCACCAACTCAAAATAGGTGTACAATTTAGGAGGGAAGAGGACTGCTAAACCTCTAAAACAATTAGCTCTTTTCCCTTACTCATTTTGGAGTCACCTATGGCTAAGAGCTCTTTAATGACAAATCCCAATTAGTCTCATAAGAGCTCTTTAATAGGATAACAAGGAAGGAAGATATGAGATAGTTTTTTTTCCCACATTGAGTTCAAGGAGAGATGGAACTTGCCTTCTCACGCCAAGTCCGATCCGATAAGGATCTTTCACGGGTATTGGGTTGAAGTCCAAGTACTAATTTAGTAAAAGCCCATAGGATTTTTATCCACTTAGTACTTGAGTTTGGACAAATTTATACTCTTTTTAACTGTGATTTTACACATTTCAACTAGCTCATACATTACTTATAAGAAAATGAAGAGCTAGCAAAAAAGGGGCATTCATTCATCCTTCCTGCCAAAAGAAAAAGGGTCTTAGAATAaaagatgttttaaaaaagaaaaataaatgaaaaagagaGATGATAGTTGATGATTCAaagtaaactaaactaaactgaaaCAGACAGACAGAAGAAACAAACATGAGGAATAATTCCTTAAGCAAGAACACTCCAAAAAGTTGGAACATCATTAAGAATCATTCATTGACTTTTGCTACTGAACTAGCAGTTGAAGAAAAGAAGGCGCATTGGCTTTTGGTATCAAGCTACTGACTCACTGGGAATGCAAGGGAAACTGATCTCGGACAAATCTTCGATCTGCACGACGATGATTGTTATATCATCGGTCCGATAGTCTTTCTTTAACCACAACTTGTACGATTCAGCAGCAACCGCCGAGCAAGCGTTCCTCAGATCCACGAAACTAGAAACCTGGAAGGACAAGACATTTTCGTCGGATCAGAGAAGGAAGATTTGTGTAAAAATGGCGGGAGTGCCCAAGGAATCCGCCATTACCATGTCGACTACAGCTTGACTGGAGAGGAACTCGAAAACCCCATCGCTGGCTATTACAAAGAACGCATGGTCGTCCGTGATGTTCACCTCCTTCACCTCCGGCACGGCGACCACGCCGACACTCTCTGCTGTTGCATCCCCCACGCTCCTGGTGAAGGCCGTCCCCGGATACTTCCCGTCCTGCACCCACACCCTCGGCGGGTCGGGGTCCTTCTCGTCCCAGCACTCCACGTTCGGATCCTTCACGCCGTCTATTTGATCGATCGTCAACACCCGCGCGCCACACCGCTTCACCCTCTCGCATTCGTCCCGCCGGAATGGGGTCTGGTCGCTCGACAGGTCCTCTGCGACCACACGCTCATCTTTCCTGACTCCCGACACCGCCCGGGAATCCCCCACGTTGGCCACGAACAGCGTGTCGCCACGCACCAGCACCGCGATCGCCGTCGTGCCGCTGTTTCTGTCGTCGATCGCGCTCTCGCGCAGAGCGCGATTCGTGGCGGCGAAGGCCGAGTTAAAGGCTTCTACGGGGTTCTCCGGCAGTCGCGCATCGGCGGCGAGGAAGTCCGGGAGCTTGTCGCGGACGAACTCGGAGCACTGCGCGCCGAACTTGCCGTGGCCATCGAAGACGCCGAAGAGGTGGAGATCGGGGTCGCCCTGCAGGCGCAGCTTCACGCAGAAGCTGTCCTCGTTGGTTCTATCCGGCTCGTCGGGGTAGTAACCGCGCTGCGTGAGGGTGGAGAAGTGCAGGCGGAGGCCGGCGGAGGGAACATCGGCGGCGCTAAGCGATGCGCCGGTGAGAACGTGGGAAAGGCCGCAGCGACCGCGGAGCTGCGAGGGGACGATTTCGTTATCCCCGAAGGAGTCGTCGCCGGCGGCAGCGGTGCAAGAGGCTTGACAGTGGCTGCAGCTAACGCAGCAAAGGCAGTCGAAACTACAGCTAAAGCAGAAGAACTTCTTGAAGCGCCCAAAGCACTTCCCGTGAACACAACCCATTGAACCTCAAATCTTATCTTTCAGAAAATTGCATTAAGAAGAAGACGAAAGTCTTCTCGTTGCATAAAGCAGAGAGAAATGAACAgaggaagcaaagaagaaaagaatgAACAATTGTACAAGTATTGAATCAGCAAAAGATTAGGAAGGCAATAGACCACGCAGGGAGGAAGGAATCAGTAAGGATCAAGTTACTGATCTATAGtggaagcagaagcagaagcatGTGGGACAAAGATGAGCCTGAAAGTACTGACGTCGAATTGGGAAACTGAGATTATGAAAGAAAAAAACTATGAGGAGTGAGCAATCTGTTCTTCACGGGTGCAGTGCAAGTGCGAGAAGGATCTGAATAGTCGCACAAGCAGCTGCAGTTGCTGCTGCTTGACGTTGAAGACGACTCTCGTCCTTCGCTGTTAATGCCGATTGGAAAGCATCACACTAGAAAACAGTTGTCAACGTTTTTATGGCTAAGTCGTGTGGATCTTGAGTGGAGTGCTAACTCGACCAAGAGAACGAAGGGGTTTGGTCGAGTTGTCTAGGAAACTCGACCTATTTGATATGATCGTAAAAAAAAATCCATTCAATTTCATACTCTTTGTATATTATGAACAAAATTATggaatttaatatatatttttctataatttcccccatcattatttattttgattactTTGACAAAAAAGTTTTAAAGAATCTAGACAAGAAAAGAAAGACCAAGTGACTTCACCTAACCTTTtcgatatttttttaatgttaattattataaatatgtctaaaaatttttgaaatgatgTGCTCAGATAACTTAATTTGAggggtatatttttttttttcatctggtCGAACATTCACACCTATACTATCTGCCTTTATTCGTCGATACAAGTGTTCTCTGGGCATTTGAAGTTAgcgtaattaatttttattataatttatttattgataCACTTTATTTGTTGGAATgtaataaatttttctaataattaatcAAGTACTTTGATAACACTTTGTTTCACTTTGGGTAGATTTATTTAGTCCTAAGACTTCGACAATGATTAATCCTTCACAAATGCTTAATTAGTCATTGAAAATGATCACTTCATTTgttatgataaaaatttattgtaaaaacTATCACAAAGAATCTTGTTTCAGATTAATTACtttataacaaaaattttaagttgatttttGCAACAaagtttataataaaaattttgattttccaatttcaaaatcatttaattatggtAGAGTAGAGCTTTTGCAATGACAATGCCATTGCAAATTGTCTTCGCATGTGTCATATATGCAATATAATAGaatatgttaaaaattatatagTTAATGTCATTGCAAATTGTCTTCCCATGTGACATATATGCAATagaatatgttaaaaaaatatatagtcaATGTCATcgtagatttttaaaaaataaaaaaatgctaAATATATTTACCCATTTTAATAAGACACAATTCTAAATACAAATAAATAGATAACACAAtcgcatgaaatataacataaaaaAACCAACACATACATAATTATTTGTTACTTATACATTACTGCAGACATTCGAACCACCTGGCCGTTAATTAAGCGCGGTGAAaacggaaaaaaaaaaacacggtGAAAGCGGAGGCACGCGGAGTTGCGGAGACGACGCGTAATGGAGCTCCGCGTTTCCTTTTTGTCCCCCCCCTTATTTACCTCATTTACACACACTTGACCAGGACTCCCATTGCCCCTTCTCCCCCTTTCCGATTCCGAGGCTTCCTCCTCCTCCCTCCGTCCCTCGTTCTTTCGCTCGCCGCTTTCTTCCCCGAAGAGTCGTCCTTGGACTAGTCCTGTTTCTTTCTGACTTCGCCACGCGCGTTCCGTTCCGCCGCCAAAAATAGCCGCTCGCGTACCTGACAACTTAATTCCTCTTGCTAGCTCTCTAAATCTCCCTTTCTTGGCGCGTCGTCCATGGCCGCAAAGCTCAAAATATATCCCCCGAGCTTCGCTCCCTCCCTCCCGTTCATTGCCATCGGCTCTCCTACCCTGCAGCTCATCCTACGCCACCCGCCTTTAACATATCCTCCCCCCGTGGATTCTCCTCCTCCCCCTCCTTTACCTCCTCCTAACCTGACTTAGCTTCCTTCATCGCGCGGCAGGATGACGACCACCTCCATCCGCCGCGGCGTAATTATTGTactctcctccctcctcctcctcctcctcctcccttccgcctcctcctccttccgCGTCGACGTCATCCGCCGCCCCACTCCCACCCCCTCCTCCGCCACCCCTGCCTTCCGGGAGGCCCCCGCCTTCCGCAACGGCGACGACTGCCCCGCCTCGCTCCGCGTCGATGTCGCCATGACCCTCGATGCCAACTACCTCCGCGGCACCATGGCGGCTGTCCTCTCCATGCTCCAGCACACCTCCTGCCCGGAGAGCGTCACCTTCCACTTCCTCGCCGCCCGCCCAGAGCTCGACGTCCTCGCCGCCATACGCGCCGCCTTCCCCTACCTCGACTTCCGCGTCTACCGCTTCGACTCCGCGCGCGTGCGAGGTCGCATCTCCCGTTCCATCCGCCACGCTCTCGACCAGCCCCTCAACTACGCCCGTATCTACCTCGCCCACATCCTCCCCGCCGACGTCCGCCGCGTCATCTACCTCGACTCCGACGTCATCGTCGTCGACGACATCCGACGCCTGTGGCAGGTCGACCTCGAGGGCCGCGTCGTTGCCGCGCCAGAGTACTGCCACGCCAACTTCACCAAGTACTTCACCGACAACTTCTGGGCCGACCGAGAACTCGCCGGCACGTTCCGTGGCCGCCGCCCGTGCTACTTCAACACCGGCGTGATGGTGATGGAAGTGGAGCTGTGGCGAGCAGGGGGATACACTGAGATGGTGGAGCAGTGGATGGGCGTGCAGAAACAGAGGAGGATCTACCAGTTGGGTTCGTTGCCCCCCTTTCTGCTGGTCTTGGCGGGAAAGATCAAGGCGGTGGACCACCGGTGGAACCAGCACGGCCTCGGCGGAGACAATCTGGAGGGCAAGTGCCGGAGCCTGCACCCGGGTCCCATCAGCCTTCTCCATTGGAGTGGAAAGGGGAAGCCATGGCTGAGATTGGATTCCCGGAAACCCTGCGCCGTCGACTACCTTTGGGCTCCTTACGATCTCTACCGGTCTTCGTCGCCGGCCCTGGAAGGGTAGCTAATTAGATTGCACGGGGGGGCGAAGACCGATCGAGTCGGAGAGAGGGAGAGAATTGGCTTGCAAATTAATTTTAACTAGGAGAGTTATATAAAACATATTGGGGTGACCcacaagattaaaaaaaaaacaaacaaaggacGGGAGCagtaatttcaatattattatccatttatgaaaatttttagcTGCTTTAGCTGAATaggaagagaaaaatatttaactatttcttttatatttaaatttggtTGTGTTTGCAGTTTACTTCGGCTTTCAATTGAAATAGAAGCACATGTAGAAATATTATCAGGGTAAAGAGttagatattatatatatatatatatatatatatatataacaaaaatttaaatataataataaaatctaaataatattttttaattttaaaacccaCTTGATATATTccgaaaataattaataataattttatttaacaggctattcatttaacatgctacGAAATATATCCTTTTCactataaataattaaattatcattCAAATATTCATTTACATATATCATCATCCtgtattcttgaattttttttttttacatataccAACTAACAACATAGCTTGCCCGATATCTTGGTCCTTTCATTTCAATGCTAGGGACAAATTATTTGTTATTCCTAATATTGATTCCATCAAATGTAAATTAAACACAAATTTAAATGATAGTATATCTTTTACCAA from Zingiber officinale cultivar Zhangliang chromosome 5B, Zo_v1.1, whole genome shotgun sequence encodes the following:
- the LOC121985983 gene encoding uncharacterized protein LOC121985983: MSSIGRGRGRGRGPPSFPCPDHLVSMLKMATLKLRRLCYNLRWPLRRRRPHQSRHDISEPTLGPIRLATFNAAMFSMAPVVPASLQEELDLRCKSANDRPRGILKQPSMAKAKLRVSINLPDNEISVERSKKLSSRQLNPAVGEGASHAWKGKAPASDGPAGGSSSFRGGGSNRSILDVLREVGADIIGLQNVKAEEEKGMRPLSELAEGLGMKYVFAESWAPEYGDAILSKWPIKRWKVQKMLDDRDFRNVLKATIEVPKAGDINFLCTHLDHLDENWRMKQINTILRSTEGPHILAGCLNSLDETDYSSERWADIVKYYEEMGKPTPKVEVMKYLTGKHYLDAKNFAGECEAVVVVVKGQDVQGTCKYGTRVDYILASPNSPYQFVPGSYGVLSSKGTSDHHIVKVDIVISKTDPNNDGHQEKQPKVVKIDSSSSNKGIW
- the LOC121987875 gene encoding probable protein phosphatase 2C 35; amino-acid sequence: MGCVHGKCFGRFKKFFCFSCSFDCLCCVSCSHCQASCTAAAGDDSFGDNEIVPSQLRGRCGLSHVLTGASLSAADVPSAGLRLHFSTLTQRGYYPDEPDRTNEDSFCVKLRLQGDPDLHLFGVFDGHGKFGAQCSEFVRDKLPDFLAADARLPENPVEAFNSAFAATNRALRESAIDDRNSGTTAIAVLVRGDTLFVANVGDSRAVSGVRKDERVVAEDLSSDQTPFRRDECERVKRCGARVLTIDQIDGVKDPNVECWDEKDPDPPRVWVQDGKYPGTAFTRSVGDATAESVGVVAVPEVKEVNITDDHAFFVIASDGVFEFLSSQAVVDMVSSFVDLRNACSAVAAESYKLWLKKDYRTDDITIIVVQIEDLSEISFPCIPSESVA
- the LOC121985985 gene encoding probable galacturonosyltransferase-like 4 translates to MTTTSIRRGVIIVLSSLLLLLLLPSASSSFRVDVIRRPTPTPSSATPAFREAPAFRNGDDCPASLRVDVAMTLDANYLRGTMAAVLSMLQHTSCPESVTFHFLAARPELDVLAAIRAAFPYLDFRVYRFDSARVRGRISRSIRHALDQPLNYARIYLAHILPADVRRVIYLDSDVIVVDDIRRLWQVDLEGRVVAAPEYCHANFTKYFTDNFWADRELAGTFRGRRPCYFNTGVMVMEVELWRAGGYTEMVEQWMGVQKQRRIYQLGSLPPFLLVLAGKIKAVDHRWNQHGLGGDNLEGKCRSLHPGPISLLHWSGKGKPWLRLDSRKPCAVDYLWAPYDLYRSSSPALEG